From a region of the Acaryochloris thomasi RCC1774 genome:
- a CDS encoding PadR family transcriptional regulator, whose product MALAHTVLALLAQQPKSGYDVSKCFDEGLSCYWRASQQQVYRELSKMEAQGWVDFETVPQEGKPDKKIYQITLEGWEEFTRWYAEPTERTQIREDLLVKVMIGYKMPRDLLRKELHHRLKLHQAQLAMYKEKQAAYLSKVKPPAEIQFKYLTLKRGIAYEESWLTWCSDVLEFLDQYEADTDGR is encoded by the coding sequence ATGGCCCTTGCCCATACGGTATTAGCGCTGCTAGCTCAGCAGCCCAAGAGCGGATATGACGTCAGCAAATGCTTTGATGAGGGGCTGAGCTGCTATTGGCGCGCAAGTCAACAGCAGGTTTATCGTGAGCTATCGAAGATGGAAGCTCAGGGCTGGGTTGATTTTGAGACAGTTCCTCAGGAAGGGAAGCCGGACAAGAAAATCTATCAAATCACGCTAGAGGGTTGGGAAGAGTTCACCCGCTGGTATGCAGAACCGACAGAACGAACGCAGATTCGAGAGGATCTGTTGGTGAAGGTGATGATTGGCTATAAGATGCCTCGCGATCTACTACGAAAGGAGTTGCATCATCGGCTGAAGCTGCATCAGGCTCAGCTGGCTATGTATAAAGAGAAACAGGCTGCGTATCTATCGAAAGTGAAGCCACCTGCAGAGATTCAGTTCAAATACCTGACTCTGAAGCGTGGTATTGCTTATGAGGAGAGTTGGCTGACCTGGTGTAGCGATGTGTTGGAGTTCCTAGATCAGTATGAAGCTGATACGGATGGTCGTTGA